A part of Balneola sp. genomic DNA contains:
- a CDS encoding TIGR03546 family protein: protein MLLFLKYIAKLLKALASEASPGQIAGGLILGMIIGLTPVMSAHNLLILVLIIILKVNIGMAILSFIVFSGFAYLADPLFHAFGTWLLELESMRQTWTMMYDNEFWAITKFYNTVVIGSFLIALILCIPMFPIAKVGVVQYRIHIHERVMRTKLMKMLKGTKLYSIYQTVSRVRG, encoded by the coding sequence ATGTTACTCTTTCTCAAATACATTGCAAAGTTGCTAAAAGCACTTGCTTCTGAAGCTTCTCCGGGACAAATAGCCGGTGGGTTAATTCTGGGGATGATTATCGGGCTTACCCCGGTTATGTCTGCTCACAACCTGCTCATCCTGGTTCTCATTATCATTTTAAAAGTAAATATTGGAATGGCTATTCTAAGCTTCATTGTATTTAGCGGCTTTGCCTATCTGGCCGATCCATTATTTCATGCATTTGGCACCTGGTTATTGGAATTAGAAAGCATGCGCCAAACCTGGACAATGATGTACGACAACGAATTTTGGGCGATAACAAAATTCTATAATACGGTGGTAATAGGAAGTTTCTTAATCGCATTGATACTTTGTATCCCGATGTTCCCAATTGCTAAAGTAGGTGTGGTTCAGTATCGCATTCACATTCATGAACGAGTGATGAGGACTAAACTGATGAAGATGCTTAAAGGGACAAAGCTGTATTCGATCTATCAAACTGTAAGTAGAGTGAGAGGTTAA
- a CDS encoding TIGR03545 family protein: protein MRIKGVIFVLVIAVLFFGASFISLDSYVESQVEYQASLVNGALVEIDGLEVSLSELKIRWDRLQVTNPENTWENSFETGEAELDFLFWPTLWERVIIEDVVLKDFKFETERETDGYFEMPVSEESGEPEEPGFIAETFGEISSEAKENAQAEFFDIKDDINTDSLLAAVDLKAPDKIDSLRNGLSQNYEKWDSTFSNINIDSETAQIQETLNGIDTKNLKNPEEALAAIKKVELLTKQVDSLKTMAQNIRTDFQQDFGSARFSTSQIDEWIKDDFDRAAKMAKLPTIDAQNIAQSLFGEELFSEYAGYLKYVSIAREYGSRFIGGGDEEEEIERYEGVDYKFSDKYEWPRLWIQNIDLSGETKSALQLAGKITDISTDQSKSGNPMLFDLSGSDANSRSMKLGGEFNYLEDLPKEEIAFQYSGFDLSGTALSPSELLPYPLQQGVGEVNASLSIIDKRIDSEIQYLNKNLVFDFGAERPENRVKQLIQDAVANTSEIDITALVDNIEGPLDVKIRSNIDNLFVDALKGSISNQVEDARNKIESEVESRIGNKKEELLTFKDEKEAELRSQYDQLENKLNEQLQIVEKKKQELEKRKKEIEDEIKKRATDAVRSRIGF, encoded by the coding sequence ATGAGGATAAAGGGAGTTATATTTGTTTTAGTTATAGCAGTGCTTTTTTTTGGAGCAAGTTTTATCAGCCTTGATTCTTATGTGGAATCGCAAGTTGAATACCAGGCTAGTTTGGTGAATGGCGCACTTGTTGAGATTGATGGGTTAGAAGTAAGCCTGTCTGAGTTGAAAATTCGTTGGGATCGGCTTCAGGTAACGAATCCTGAGAATACCTGGGAGAACTCATTTGAAACCGGTGAAGCTGAACTGGATTTTCTTTTCTGGCCAACTTTATGGGAAAGGGTGATTATCGAAGATGTGGTATTGAAAGATTTTAAATTCGAAACTGAAAGAGAAACGGATGGATATTTTGAAATGCCTGTATCGGAAGAAAGTGGGGAACCTGAAGAACCTGGTTTTATAGCAGAAACTTTTGGTGAGATTTCTTCTGAGGCGAAGGAAAATGCTCAGGCTGAGTTTTTTGATATCAAAGATGATATCAATACCGACAGTTTACTGGCAGCGGTTGATTTGAAAGCTCCTGACAAAATCGATTCTCTCAGAAACGGGCTTTCTCAGAACTATGAAAAATGGGATAGTACGTTTTCAAATATCAATATTGATAGTGAAACTGCTCAAATTCAAGAAACCCTGAATGGTATAGACACCAAAAATCTGAAAAACCCGGAAGAGGCATTAGCAGCCATCAAAAAAGTTGAATTACTCACCAAACAAGTTGATTCACTAAAAACAATGGCTCAGAATATCAGAACGGACTTTCAACAAGATTTCGGAAGCGCACGGTTTAGCACTTCGCAAATTGACGAGTGGATCAAAGATGATTTTGATCGGGCAGCAAAAATGGCCAAGCTCCCAACTATTGATGCCCAAAACATAGCACAGTCTCTTTTTGGTGAGGAGCTATTCTCAGAGTATGCCGGATATCTAAAGTATGTTTCCATCGCCAGAGAATATGGGAGCAGGTTCATAGGTGGGGGAGATGAAGAGGAAGAAATTGAACGGTATGAGGGTGTGGATTATAAGTTCAGCGACAAATATGAATGGCCCAGGCTTTGGATTCAGAATATCGACTTATCCGGAGAAACAAAGTCAGCATTACAGCTTGCGGGTAAAATAACGGATATTAGTACTGATCAAAGTAAATCGGGAAACCCCATGCTGTTCGATTTAAGTGGTTCAGATGCAAACTCCAGAAGTATGAAACTTGGCGGAGAGTTCAATTACCTTGAAGACCTTCCCAAAGAAGAAATAGCCTTTCAATATTCAGGATTCGATTTAAGTGGTACCGCATTGTCACCTTCCGAATTATTACCCTATCCGCTACAGCAAGGTGTGGGTGAGGTTAATGCATCTCTAAGTATCATTGATAAGCGCATTGACAGTGAAATCCAGTACCTGAATAAGAATCTGGTGTTTGATTTTGGGGCAGAGCGACCAGAGAACAGAGTAAAGCAGCTCATTCAAGATGCAGTAGCCAATACCAGCGAAATTGACATTACCGCCTTAGTGGATAATATAGAAGGACCGTTGGATGTAAAGATCAGATCCAATATTGATAACCTCTTTGTAGATGCATTAAAAGGGAGTATAAGTAACCAGGTAGAGGACGCCCGGAATAAGATTGAGTCGGAAGTAGAATCCAGGATTGGAAATAAGAAAGAGGAGCTACTTACTTTTAAGGATGAGAAGGAGGCAGAGCTTAGATCACAATATGACCAATTAGAAAATAAGCTAAATGAACAGCTTCAAATCGTAGAGAAAAAGAAGCAAGAACTTGAAAAGCGAAAGAAAGAAATTGAAGACGAAATCAAGAAGAGAGCAACCGATGCTGTAAGAAGCAGGATTGGGTTTTAG
- a CDS encoding acyl carrier protein: MISKEELSEKLKTIIESYIPEEEMPEKFSLDMNLTEELGINSMHVIDIIIDIENEFDIMISDEELQNMTTGANVIETILNKLKEKEEG; the protein is encoded by the coding sequence ATGATTTCAAAAGAAGAACTTTCAGAAAAACTAAAAACGATTATCGAAAGCTATATTCCTGAAGAGGAAATGCCAGAAAAGTTTTCGTTGGACATGAACCTTACTGAAGAACTCGGTATCAATTCAATGCACGTAATCGATATCATCATTGATATTGAAAACGAATTCGATATCATGATTTCGGATGAAGAGTTACAAAATATGACTACAGGGGCAAATGTAATTGAGACTATTCTGAACAAGCTTAAAGAAAAGGAAGAAGGCTAA